From Actinopolyspora lacussalsi, a single genomic window includes:
- a CDS encoding hypothetical protein (product_source=Hypo-rule applied; cath_funfam=3.40.50.300; pfam=PF00271; superfamily=52540), with amino-acid sequence MTTPDSSDGLFMNPNGEQGSLDMPTGTARRSGGTGLGGKGGTRDTGAGGEDADARPDPTRLLDTEQRFPDTSGAEVRDGLQELIVRDLLGPWDGDAEQLPYGSSGPRERYLVGMLGPKQDARPTADAEPAPDTGAETGGEANGEGGGAPPEVLSPQSLGRIWASSMGLSCTVARDTTALHVTVEWGRYAKEDTETAEGAKRRLWTREPVTVSREVRLDGTRSHRLPLTADTAEEPGVLLAVTARDRDGKRVVELTLVNAQREGTPQEESWMFQTRLRVTALDGASPVFLPADDPLHDSAAEDDPEEQHLRLLYRGQLRYASGHNVAVHPHTTPGARRAHQLETTWLPTYEVPATVAPGNQQGSPLAGTELAMDTLATAASFELRAGLAPLSEGYRRWLDQRESEARELPDSLRETAESAVFQARRAADRVQAGIDLLTDPEHPGHADALAAFRFANRAMAAQRRHTDLARLRETTEIGYPEAKQRVQANGAAGASWRPFQLAFVLLNLPSLVDPDHAERAADSNAVLDLLFFPTGGGKTEAYLGLTAFTFAIRRLQGTFGSGEDARDGGAGVAVLMRYTLRLLTAQQFQRAAALVCAAEMIRREDEATWGAEPFRIGLWVGGSVSPNWFGQAEQQIRDAREAGDGKRANVLQTLACPWCGSALLAHRDAEVDTATRRVLLHCPNAEGSDACPFSKPHSPEGLPILTVDEEIYRLLPSLVIATVDKLAQLPWKGYAGMLFGRVRRWCPRHGYRHADLDAETGCADKHQKKSGHPNVSSKPVARLRAPDLIIQDELHLISGALGTTVGLFESAVDELCCWRTPGGNEAGPKIIASTATTKRSGEQVRGVFNRDLAVFPPQVTEVSDTFFSHQVSTADKPGRRYLGICAHGVRLKSAEIRVAEILLLAGQTLFDQHGAAADPYMTLVGYFNATRELAGMRRSLDDDVATRVRTHGRRRGISDRLPSRAAMLNIQELTSRISSADISEVLTHLENGFDAEIDTTTRRHAIRANLREIYEQRRKSSRGKDTPEPHPLSARREQRRKDGRDPVDVVLATSMLQVGVDVSRFGLMMVTGQPKNTAEYIQASSRVGRTDSGPGLVVTLYNWTRPRDLAHYEDFEHYHATFYRQVEALSVTPYTRRALDRGVTAAFVAAVRNAAEPHSGENDAQEVALDSPLVERITERMLDRAEAVRGQRGRDYLAERLGRTKDLWSGEQDGEHSVGYVGRSAGRGEQPRRALLTKPGDHAWRDSTVAQSMRETENEINLLVPGGEELFQTLYNAPAWTFAPAPDGEPDAEDEEIPEGDELGDTALPTTKRKP; translated from the coding sequence ATGACCACCCCGGACAGCTCGGACGGACTGTTCATGAACCCCAACGGTGAACAGGGCAGCCTCGACATGCCCACCGGCACGGCGCGCCGCTCGGGCGGCACCGGCTTGGGCGGTAAAGGCGGCACCCGCGACACCGGCGCGGGCGGAGAGGACGCCGACGCGCGGCCGGACCCGACCCGGCTGCTGGACACCGAGCAGCGGTTCCCCGATACCAGCGGCGCCGAAGTGCGCGACGGATTGCAGGAACTCATCGTGCGCGACCTGCTCGGCCCGTGGGACGGCGACGCCGAGCAGCTGCCCTACGGCTCCAGCGGCCCCCGCGAGCGCTACCTCGTCGGGATGCTCGGCCCCAAACAGGACGCCCGCCCCACCGCCGACGCCGAACCCGCGCCGGACACCGGGGCCGAGACCGGCGGCGAGGCCAACGGCGAAGGCGGCGGCGCTCCCCCCGAAGTGCTCAGCCCGCAGAGCCTCGGCCGCATCTGGGCCTCCTCGATGGGGCTGAGCTGCACCGTCGCGCGGGACACCACCGCGCTGCACGTCACCGTCGAATGGGGCCGCTACGCCAAGGAGGACACCGAGACCGCCGAAGGCGCCAAGCGCAGGCTCTGGACCCGCGAACCCGTCACGGTCAGCCGCGAGGTCCGGCTCGACGGCACCCGCTCGCACCGCCTGCCGCTGACCGCCGACACCGCCGAGGAACCCGGCGTGCTGCTGGCCGTGACCGCCCGCGACCGCGACGGCAAACGCGTCGTGGAACTCACCCTGGTCAACGCGCAACGGGAGGGCACCCCGCAGGAGGAGTCCTGGATGTTCCAGACCCGGCTGCGCGTCACCGCCCTCGACGGCGCGTCGCCGGTGTTCCTGCCCGCCGACGACCCGCTGCACGACAGCGCCGCCGAGGACGACCCGGAGGAACAGCACCTGCGGCTGCTCTACCGCGGCCAGCTGCGCTACGCCTCCGGCCACAACGTCGCCGTGCACCCACACACCACCCCCGGCGCCCGCCGCGCCCACCAGCTCGAAACCACCTGGCTGCCCACCTACGAGGTCCCCGCCACCGTCGCGCCCGGCAACCAGCAGGGCAGCCCGCTGGCGGGCACCGAACTCGCCATGGACACCCTCGCCACCGCAGCGTCGTTCGAACTGCGCGCCGGGCTGGCACCACTGTCCGAGGGGTACCGCCGCTGGCTCGACCAGCGCGAGTCCGAAGCGCGGGAACTGCCCGACTCGCTGCGTGAGACCGCCGAATCCGCCGTCTTCCAGGCACGCCGCGCCGCCGACCGGGTACAGGCGGGCATCGACCTGCTCACCGACCCCGAACACCCCGGGCACGCCGACGCGCTGGCCGCGTTCCGGTTCGCCAACCGCGCCATGGCCGCCCAACGCCGCCACACCGACCTCGCGCGGCTGCGCGAGACCACCGAGATCGGCTACCCCGAGGCCAAGCAGCGGGTACAGGCCAACGGCGCGGCCGGGGCCTCCTGGCGGCCGTTCCAGCTCGCCTTCGTGCTGCTGAACCTGCCCTCGCTGGTCGACCCGGACCACGCCGAACGCGCAGCCGACTCGAACGCCGTGCTCGACCTGCTGTTCTTCCCAACCGGCGGCGGCAAGACCGAGGCCTACCTCGGGCTGACCGCGTTCACCTTCGCCATCCGCCGGTTGCAGGGCACCTTCGGCAGCGGCGAGGACGCCCGCGACGGCGGGGCCGGGGTGGCGGTGCTGATGCGCTACACCCTGCGGCTGCTGACCGCGCAGCAGTTCCAGCGCGCCGCGGCGCTGGTGTGCGCGGCGGAGATGATCCGGCGCGAGGACGAGGCCACCTGGGGCGCCGAACCGTTCCGCATCGGACTGTGGGTCGGCGGCAGCGTCTCACCCAACTGGTTCGGCCAGGCCGAGCAGCAGATCCGGGACGCCCGCGAGGCCGGCGACGGCAAACGCGCCAACGTGCTGCAGACCCTGGCCTGCCCCTGGTGCGGCTCCGCGCTGCTCGCCCACCGCGACGCCGAGGTCGACACCGCCACCCGCCGGGTGCTGCTGCACTGCCCCAACGCCGAGGGCAGCGACGCCTGCCCGTTCTCCAAACCGCACTCGCCCGAGGGCCTGCCCATCCTCACCGTCGACGAGGAGATCTACCGGCTGCTGCCCAGCCTCGTCATCGCCACCGTGGACAAGCTCGCCCAGCTGCCCTGGAAGGGCTACGCCGGGATGCTGTTCGGCCGGGTGCGCCGCTGGTGCCCCCGGCACGGCTACCGCCACGCCGACCTCGACGCCGAGACCGGCTGCGCCGACAAGCACCAGAAGAAGAGCGGCCACCCGAACGTGAGCAGCAAGCCCGTGGCGCGGCTGCGCGCGCCCGACCTGATCATCCAGGACGAGCTGCACCTGATCTCCGGGGCGCTGGGCACCACCGTCGGGCTGTTCGAGTCCGCGGTGGACGAGCTGTGCTGCTGGCGCACACCCGGCGGCAACGAGGCCGGGCCGAAGATCATCGCCTCCACCGCCACCACCAAACGCTCCGGCGAGCAGGTGCGCGGGGTGTTCAACCGCGATCTGGCGGTGTTCCCGCCGCAGGTCACCGAGGTCTCCGACACGTTCTTCTCACACCAGGTGTCCACCGCGGACAAACCCGGCAGGCGCTACCTCGGGATCTGCGCCCACGGGGTGCGGCTGAAATCCGCCGAGATCCGCGTCGCCGAGATACTGCTGCTGGCCGGGCAGACCCTGTTCGACCAGCACGGCGCGGCGGCCGACCCGTACATGACGCTGGTCGGCTACTTCAACGCCACCAGGGAACTCGCCGGGATGCGGCGCTCCCTCGACGACGACGTGGCCACCCGCGTCCGCACCCACGGCCGCAGGCGCGGCATCTCCGACCGGCTGCCCAGCCGCGCCGCGATGCTCAACATCCAGGAGCTGACCTCCCGCATCTCCTCGGCCGACATCAGCGAGGTGCTCACCCACCTGGAGAACGGTTTCGACGCCGAGATCGACACCACCACGCGGCGCCACGCCATCCGCGCGAACCTGCGAGAGATCTACGAGCAGCGGCGCAAGTCCTCCCGCGGCAAGGACACCCCCGAGCCGCATCCGCTCAGCGCACGCCGCGAACAGCGCCGCAAGGACGGCCGCGACCCGGTGGACGTGGTGCTGGCCACCTCGATGCTGCAGGTCGGCGTGGACGTCTCCCGGTTCGGGTTGATGATGGTCACCGGCCAGCCCAAGAACACCGCCGAGTACATCCAGGCGTCCTCCCGCGTGGGCCGCACCGACAGCGGGCCGGGGCTGGTCGTCACCCTCTACAACTGGACCAGGCCCCGCGATTTGGCCCACTACGAGGACTTCGAGCACTACCACGCCACCTTCTACCGGCAGGTCGAGGCGCTCTCGGTCACCCCCTACACCCGCCGCGCGCTGGACCGGGGAGTCACCGCCGCGTTCGTGGCGGCGGTGCGCAACGCCGCCGAGCCGCACTCCGGGGAGAACGACGCGCAGGAAGTGGCGCTGGACTCCCCGCTGGTGGAGCGCATCACCGAACGGATGCTCGACCGCGCCGAAGCCGTGCGGGGGCAGCGGGGGCGCGACTACCTGGCGGAACGGCTCGGCCGCACCAAGGACCTCTGGAGCGGCGAGCAGGACGGCGAGCACTCGGTCGGCTACGTCGGTCGCTCCGCCGGACGGGGGGAGCAGCCCCGCCGCGCGCTGCTGACCAAGCCCGGCGACCACGCCTGGCGGGACAGCACCGTGGCGCAGTCGATGCGCGAGACCGAGAACGAGATCAACCTGCTCGTGCCCGGCGGGGAGGAGCTGTTCCAGACCCTCTACAACGCTCCCGCCTGGACCTTCGCGCCCGCCCCGGACGGCGAGCCCGACGCCGAGGACGAGGAGATCCCCGAGGGCGACGAACTCGGCGACACCGCACTGCCCACCACCAAACGCAAACCGTGA
- a CDS encoding DNA-binding HxlR family transcriptional regulator (product_source=COG1733; cath_funfam=1.10.10.10; cog=COG1733; pfam=PF13601; smart=SM00418; superfamily=46785) — protein sequence MSTARDPREALPTILHSPVRLAILGALRHVQAADFGDLQRSLEITTAELSRQLGVLHREELIEIKKVQRHRHTITRARLSEQGRSRFEDYLAELHRVAFGP from the coding sequence ATGAGCACGGCCCGAGACCCCCGCGAAGCACTTCCGACCATCCTGCACTCACCGGTGCGACTGGCGATCCTCGGAGCGCTGCGGCACGTGCAGGCCGCCGATTTCGGCGACCTGCAACGCAGCCTGGAAATCACCACTGCCGAACTGTCACGCCAGCTCGGCGTGTTGCATCGCGAGGAGCTGATCGAGATCAAAAAGGTGCAGCGCCACCGCCACACCATCACCAGAGCCCGGTTGTCCGAGCAAGGGCGGTCCCGCTTCGAGGACTACCTCGCCGAGCTGCACCGGGTGGCCTTCGGGCCGTGA
- a CDS encoding hypothetical protein (product_source=Hypo-rule applied; superfamily=53474; transmembrane_helix_parts=Inside_1_23,TMhelix_24_46,Outside_47_50,TMhelix_51_73,Inside_74_85,TMhelix_86_105,Outside_106_108,TMhelix_109_131,Inside_132_135) — protein MTDQARQALESVRRAPSLYRRPRVVEIALAVLSLGALSAGASWLIQSDPSLVWSLLAALVILAVPFSWHWAALRAPGRAPWRRIDTLLAGAALLAGTFPVYELLWSDGSSGTSAWVASAVATVMLAVFIGARWRR, from the coding sequence ATGACCGACCAGGCACGACAGGCTCTGGAGAGCGTCCGCCGTGCCCCGTCGTTGTACCGGCGACCACGTGTCGTGGAGATCGCACTGGCGGTGCTCAGCCTCGGTGCGCTGAGTGCCGGGGCGAGCTGGTTGATCCAATCCGATCCGTCGCTGGTGTGGTCGCTGTTGGCGGCCCTAGTGATCCTGGCTGTTCCGTTCTCGTGGCACTGGGCGGCGTTGCGCGCTCCGGGGCGCGCACCGTGGCGGCGTATCGACACGCTCCTGGCAGGCGCGGCGCTGCTCGCGGGCACGTTTCCCGTATACGAATTGCTCTGGTCCGATGGCTCCAGTGGGACATCCGCCTGGGTCGCTTCGGCGGTAGCGACTGTGATGCTGGCGGTTTTCATCGGTGCGCGGTGGCGCCGATGA
- a CDS encoding serine/threonine-protein kinase HipA (product_source=KO:K07154; cog=COG3550; ko=KO:K07154; pfam=PF07804,PF07805,PF13657; superfamily=56112; tigrfam=TIGR03071) — protein sequence MTETQRRYGVWLQQHYVGSLNQRGDYTWFSPDPNYLADFERPVLGLVFEENPGARHSSSLRLPPWFSNLLPEGLLREWIAEQRHVSADREMELLAQVGHDLPGAVRVLPEDGSPEEPDTNAADGDPYRGRSKQRPDGKFGFSLAGVALKFSMLREQDRLTMPAHGQGGDWIVKLPDPLHPDVPRNEYTMMRLGAEAGIDVPEVLLVQREEIAGLPSNAWKSGENLAYAVRRFDRDEQRRLVHIEDFAQLRNTYPRQKYEGSYETVAFLAYRYRDLEALREFARRVAFNALISNGDAHLKNWSLIYRNTRIPNLAPAYDLVATEYYKESGEYEDMALKFGKTRRFDRITLDTFERLQRRLQAPRAGLPEVVAETVEKVRREWPRLAPLLDPNPELRDSIDVSITRRSTTLLKKTTT from the coding sequence ATGACCGAGACCCAACGCAGGTACGGCGTCTGGCTACAGCAGCACTACGTGGGATCGCTCAATCAGCGCGGTGATTACACCTGGTTCAGCCCGGACCCGAACTATCTCGCCGACTTCGAGCGTCCGGTGCTCGGACTCGTGTTCGAGGAAAACCCCGGTGCCAGACACAGCAGCTCGTTGCGGTTGCCACCCTGGTTCTCTAACCTGTTGCCTGAGGGGCTGTTGCGCGAGTGGATTGCCGAACAACGGCACGTCTCCGCCGATCGTGAGATGGAGCTGCTCGCCCAGGTCGGCCATGACCTGCCCGGTGCGGTGCGGGTGCTTCCAGAGGACGGTTCTCCAGAAGAGCCCGATACGAACGCTGCGGACGGTGATCCTTACCGCGGTCGCTCGAAACAACGTCCGGATGGCAAGTTCGGCTTCTCGCTAGCGGGGGTGGCGTTGAAGTTCTCCATGCTCCGTGAGCAGGATCGGCTCACCATGCCCGCCCATGGCCAAGGCGGTGACTGGATCGTCAAACTTCCCGACCCGTTGCACCCCGATGTCCCCCGTAACGAATACACCATGATGCGGCTGGGCGCCGAAGCAGGGATCGATGTTCCCGAGGTCCTGCTCGTTCAGCGCGAAGAGATCGCGGGTTTGCCGTCTAATGCCTGGAAAAGCGGGGAAAACCTTGCCTACGCGGTACGTCGTTTCGACCGCGACGAGCAGCGTCGGCTCGTCCACATCGAGGACTTTGCCCAACTCCGCAACACTTATCCGCGCCAGAAGTATGAAGGAAGTTACGAGACTGTCGCCTTCCTTGCCTACCGCTACCGCGATCTTGAGGCGCTGCGTGAGTTCGCCCGCCGGGTTGCATTCAATGCGCTCATCTCCAACGGCGACGCGCACCTAAAGAACTGGTCGCTGATATACCGGAACACTCGTATCCCGAATCTGGCTCCAGCCTATGATCTAGTCGCCACGGAGTACTACAAAGAATCGGGTGAATATGAGGATATGGCGCTCAAATTCGGCAAGACCAGGCGGTTCGATCGAATTACCCTTGACACATTCGAGCGATTGCAACGACGTCTGCAAGCGCCACGCGCGGGTCTTCCCGAAGTAGTGGCCGAGACCGTGGAAAAGGTCCGCCGGGAATGGCCGCGACTCGCACCACTGCTCGACCCCAATCCCGAACTGCGGGACAGCATCGACGTAAGCATCACGCGACGCAGCACCACTTTACTCAAGAAGACCACAACTTGA
- a CDS encoding hypothetical protein (product_source=Hypo-rule applied; pfam=PF03235), whose product MTTAGDVSRSATTFSVAELVSKAWEGEIRVPHFQRAFRWKREDAFKLFDSILKNYPIGSLLLWSRPAPPARQLQFGALHIDAAAADNALWVVDGQQRITTLANVVHSQSQSDPRFALAYHLENKRFVKPASGNSPLVIPLPVLFDPQQVMKWFWQYPEINEYFDEASAATQKIRQYSVPAYRVEHNDEQVLQDIFDRMNNYGKRLTKAEVFSALNAGDENTAQERLSFPVIAAHLDEERRFGQLDEDTVLQAVLVRRHPDTQREIRNEFSVADSEGRDAAYRAAEDSLMRAVAFLQDEVGVPHVALLPFRYLLIVLSRFFACHPEPAARNRKLLRRCYWRAAAIGPGIFPGGTTGATRILGQRINSEDETGSVQGMLNALGEKPVELPVPDVRKFRANSAASKIILCSWWENDIRDPESGEVFDRTELAESLTGQWTASDAVYTLIFPKQIPDEIRTSAANRILLPVLRHDRGEVQELLLRNINQLEEQQWRDIQRSHLITPELSGLWATGEITRFIEQRQQLLHETVADFLRRNCEWDYEDTPPLSELVIDGEDELSPSEPYIDTMREG is encoded by the coding sequence ATGACTACAGCGGGTGATGTGTCACGCAGTGCGACAACATTCAGCGTGGCAGAGCTGGTCAGCAAGGCATGGGAGGGTGAGATCCGTGTCCCGCACTTCCAACGGGCTTTCAGATGGAAACGGGAGGATGCGTTCAAGCTCTTCGACAGTATCCTGAAGAACTATCCCATCGGAAGCTTGTTGCTGTGGTCCCGCCCGGCTCCCCCGGCGCGACAGCTCCAGTTCGGTGCGCTTCACATCGATGCTGCTGCCGCTGACAACGCACTTTGGGTGGTGGACGGTCAGCAGCGCATCACCACTCTTGCCAATGTAGTCCATTCGCAATCCCAGTCTGATCCTCGTTTTGCACTCGCTTACCACCTGGAGAACAAGCGTTTCGTTAAACCTGCCTCTGGGAACTCACCTCTGGTTATTCCGCTTCCTGTATTGTTTGACCCTCAGCAGGTCATGAAATGGTTCTGGCAGTACCCGGAGATCAATGAATACTTTGATGAAGCAAGTGCGGCCACTCAGAAGATTCGGCAGTACTCTGTGCCCGCATACCGAGTGGAGCACAATGATGAGCAAGTATTGCAGGATATCTTCGACCGTATGAACAATTACGGAAAGCGACTTACCAAGGCAGAAGTTTTCTCTGCGCTTAATGCCGGTGACGAGAATACGGCCCAAGAGCGGTTGAGTTTTCCGGTTATCGCAGCGCATCTTGACGAGGAACGTCGTTTCGGTCAACTCGACGAGGACACCGTGCTGCAGGCAGTGCTCGTCCGACGTCACCCCGATACCCAGCGTGAGATTCGCAACGAATTCAGTGTGGCCGATAGCGAAGGAAGGGACGCTGCTTATCGAGCAGCCGAGGATTCCCTGATGCGTGCCGTAGCGTTCTTGCAGGATGAAGTGGGTGTACCGCACGTGGCTCTGCTGCCGTTCCGCTATCTACTTATCGTTTTGTCGCGATTTTTCGCTTGCCATCCCGAACCTGCAGCTCGTAACCGTAAGTTGCTGCGTCGTTGCTACTGGCGAGCCGCTGCCATCGGACCGGGTATATTCCCGGGAGGAACCACTGGTGCTACTCGAATTCTCGGGCAGCGGATTAATTCGGAAGATGAAACCGGGTCCGTCCAGGGCATGTTGAACGCGTTGGGAGAAAAGCCCGTCGAACTTCCAGTGCCAGATGTTCGCAAGTTTCGGGCAAACTCTGCAGCAAGTAAGATTATCTTGTGTAGCTGGTGGGAAAACGATATCCGAGACCCGGAAAGTGGGGAGGTATTCGACCGTACCGAGCTGGCTGAAAGTTTGACCGGCCAGTGGACAGCCTCTGACGCGGTTTATACCCTCATTTTTCCCAAGCAAATTCCTGATGAGATTCGCACAAGTGCGGCAAATCGGATACTGCTCCCGGTGTTGCGACATGATCGTGGAGAGGTTCAGGAGCTGCTGCTGCGCAACATCAACCAGCTGGAGGAACAGCAGTGGCGTGATATCCAACGTTCCCACCTAATAACTCCCGAGTTGTCGGGTTTGTGGGCTACGGGCGAGATTACTCGGTTTATCGAACAGAGGCAGCAACTGTTGCACGAAACAGTCGCCGATTTTCTGCGTCGCAACTGTGAATGGGACTACGAAGATACTCCACCGTTGAGCGAGTTGGTTATTGACGGGGAAGACGAACTGTCCCCCTCAGAGCCGTACATCGATACCATGCGGGAAGGCTGA
- a CDS encoding hypothetical protein (product_source=Hypo-rule applied), whose translation MFSNAMTLYRVVNPDSLGSYTELLHHQPTEDRVDDAEALPRLREWALAVLYRTEERFGMYQIAIMPLDQHHRPDENAFHDLIADDTEVIEDYLCWSGCSELVPASGR comes from the coding sequence ATGTTCTCTAACGCCATGACGCTGTACCGGGTGGTCAACCCCGACTCGCTGGGTTCTTACACCGAACTGCTGCACCACCAGCCCACCGAGGACCGCGTCGACGACGCCGAAGCCCTGCCCCGGCTGCGCGAATGGGCACTGGCCGTGCTCTACCGCACCGAAGAGCGGTTCGGGATGTACCAGATCGCGATCATGCCGCTGGACCAGCACCACAGACCCGACGAGAACGCCTTCCACGACCTCATCGCCGACGACACCGAGGTCATCGAGGACTACCTCTGCTGGTCCGGATGCTCCGAACTCGTCCCCGCATCGGGCAGGTGA
- a CDS encoding hypothetical protein (product_source=Hypo-rule applied), with amino-acid sequence MTPSPSAWYDLALHWHAHVDLRASCSRSRRRRRPVAVLFTPQAAAAWLAGTVQRYRSEAVTVRHNPATGPAPVDSKSRDSCGDHHLLALGYPLDALILTTSGELYLHLDPLGPRECPYHRPERSERHNSGGNHVL; translated from the coding sequence GTGACTCCGTCGCCGAGTGCTTGGTACGACCTGGCGTTGCATTGGCACGCCCATGTGGATCTGCGGGCCAGTTGCTCCAGGTCTCGTCGTAGGCGGCGGCCGGTGGCGGTGTTGTTCACGCCGCAGGCCGCGGCGGCCTGGCTGGCCGGAACCGTGCAGCGCTACCGCAGCGAGGCGGTGACCGTGCGGCACAACCCCGCCACCGGCCCTGCCCCAGTCGACTCGAAGTCTCGGGACAGCTGCGGCGACCACCACCTGCTGGCGCTGGGCTACCCCCTCGACGCGCTGATCCTCACCACCAGCGGGGAGCTGTACCTACACCTCGACCCGCTCGGCCCCCGCGAATGCCCCTACCACCGACCCGAACGATCCGAACGCCACAACTCAGGAGGCAACCATGTTCTCTAA
- a CDS encoding transcriptional regulator with XRE-family HTH domain (product_source=COG1396; cath_funfam=1.10.260.40; cog=COG1396; pfam=PF01381; smart=SM00530; superfamily=47413): MAGVRDGHTPKARLLGAELRELREQADMTVRDLAKLLEVSQGTVSRYERGERSPKPEYVARVAGTLGVTGSRYDELVEFATTATTPNMIVDGSKGLHRHLIELSEFDRTAERVLHVAPMLIPGPMQTRSYAREMMISLPPDEQDVRVELRMARAAVLNTPCQVGVILAERALREPFGSDALMAEQVRHVLALSQQENIEVRVLPSKLRRWTLAHDGAFVFYEFAKADPIVHLEHFRGPAFLYDVQDVKAYREETDTLMKAAMSQEDSDELMVSIADQFEGSSQ; encoded by the coding sequence ATGGCCGGAGTCAGAGACGGACACACTCCCAAAGCGAGATTGCTCGGCGCTGAACTACGTGAGCTGCGCGAACAAGCTGATATGACGGTTCGTGACCTCGCGAAACTGCTTGAGGTCTCGCAGGGAACCGTGTCTCGCTACGAACGGGGCGAACGCTCGCCGAAACCGGAATACGTGGCTCGTGTTGCCGGAACTCTTGGAGTCACTGGATCCAGGTATGACGAACTGGTGGAGTTCGCAACCACGGCCACCACACCAAACATGATCGTGGATGGATCCAAAGGGCTTCATCGACATCTGATCGAGCTGTCGGAGTTCGACAGGACTGCCGAGCGGGTCCTGCACGTGGCTCCGATGCTGATTCCCGGTCCGATGCAGACCCGGTCCTATGCCCGCGAGATGATGATCAGCCTTCCGCCCGATGAGCAGGACGTCCGTGTCGAACTGCGAATGGCACGAGCAGCCGTCCTGAATACGCCGTGCCAGGTAGGGGTGATCTTGGCCGAACGAGCACTACGCGAACCGTTCGGCAGTGATGCGCTGATGGCAGAGCAGGTACGTCACGTACTCGCTCTGTCGCAACAGGAGAACATCGAGGTACGCGTCCTACCGAGCAAGCTACGGCGCTGGACTCTGGCCCATGACGGCGCGTTTGTGTTCTACGAATTCGCCAAAGCTGATCCGATCGTGCATCTGGAGCACTTCCGTGGGCCAGCTTTCCTGTATGACGTGCAGGATGTGAAAGCATATCGCGAGGAGACGGATACGCTCATGAAAGCGGCCATGAGCCAAGAGGACTCGGACGAACTCATGGTCTCCATAGCTGACCAGTTCGAAGGGAGTTCCCAATGA
- a CDS encoding hypothetical protein (product_source=Hypo-rule applied; pfam=PF04149) has protein sequence MRTTPSGWRKSSRSGPNSSCVEVGRVSDGAAVRDTKDRSLGYFTTTSAQWQTFLNAVKTHRFH, from the coding sequence ATGAGGACCACACCAAGCGGATGGCGGAAGTCGAGCCGGTCTGGACCGAACAGCAGCTGCGTCGAGGTCGGCCGGGTCAGCGACGGCGCTGCGGTCCGCGACACCAAGGACCGCTCGCTCGGCTACTTCACCACCACGAGCGCCCAGTGGCAAACATTCCTGAACGCGGTCAAAACCCACCGGTTCCACTGA
- a CDS encoding hypothetical protein (product_source=Hypo-rule applied; cleavage_site_network=SignalP-noTM; pfam=PF12079), which yields MKLWTRSLLTAVAGAALIAASACSPSEGAGDGSSETSGNSPSSEALVSVKPCEMLSLDTLRSFGLEVPGKTKSELPWKPGCYYEGDPFTVRMEKNTRQTVDSSAQKSVWAEFERLEVNGRSGARVITKGATQTRACGVMFDVGEGIVQVRAREIRLPDDEDECAEALKIAKKIEPNVPEPA from the coding sequence GTGAAATTGTGGACACGCTCGTTGTTGACCGCTGTTGCTGGGGCGGCGTTGATTGCGGCTTCCGCATGTTCGCCGAGTGAAGGTGCTGGTGACGGCTCGTCAGAGACGAGTGGGAACTCGCCTTCCAGTGAGGCATTAGTGAGTGTTAAACCGTGCGAAATGCTTTCCTTGGATACCCTAAGATCATTCGGGCTGGAAGTGCCGGGAAAGACCAAAAGTGAACTACCATGGAAGCCGGGTTGCTACTACGAAGGTGATCCGTTCACTGTGAGGATGGAGAAAAACACCCGTCAAACGGTGGATTCATCCGCGCAGAAATCAGTTTGGGCTGAGTTCGAGCGTCTTGAGGTCAATGGTCGCTCCGGAGCCCGAGTGATCACCAAAGGAGCAACACAGACGCGGGCTTGCGGCGTTATGTTCGACGTGGGAGAAGGAATCGTCCAAGTCCGAGCCCGTGAGATCCGTTTGCCTGACGACGAGGATGAGTGCGCTGAGGCTTTGAAGATCGCGAAGAAGATCGAGCCGAATGTTCCTGAGCCCGCGTGA